From the Deinococcus aetherius genome, the window TAGCCGAGCTGCTCAATGACCTCCTCGACCCGGGCACGTGTGGAAGGCTTGACCAGCAGGCTTTTGTTCAAGACGTTGGAGACCGTCTGCGGCGAGACCCCCGCGCCCTCCGCAACTTGTTTCAAGGTAACCGCCATCATCCTCCCTCCCGCTGGTACCCCCAGACGCTTGTTGGATCGTTGAGATTGTAACGTTAAAATGACTGTAGGCTTCCCGGCCCATCCTGTCAAGGGAAGGCCAGCGGCAGCTGTGCTGCCCCTGCTGGGGGAGCCATGTCGGATACGGGTTCTGGCAACTTCACGCCGGTAGGTCGTTGAGCGGTGACTGACCGGAAGCCCTACCGCCACCGTTTTCCCCTGAGCGTCATCGGCGACGCTCTCCGGCTCTCTCACCGCTTCCCCCTCAGCCAGCGGGACGTACAGGAACTGCTTCACGAGCGCGGTGTTCAGATTAGCCATGAGACCTTGCGACAGTGGAACATCCCATTCGCGCCGCTCCTCACCGAGGAACTGCGCCACCGAGAACCCGAGCGGGGTTCTCGGTGGCCTCTGGACGAGGTGTGCGTCAAGGTCGGTGGGGTAGGGCATGGGTTGTGGCGGGCGGTCAACGAACACGGAGACGTGCTGGATATCCTCCTTCAGGAAGACCGCGACACCGAGGCAGCCAAGTCCTTTTTTGTGCGCCTGCTCCACCAGTACGACGTGCCGGAGGTCATTCATACCGACAAGTTGTGGAGCGACAGTGCGGCCATCTGGAAACTTCACGTGCTCCACCTCGTGGAGCACGTCCAGGTCGCCTCGGCTCTACGGTGTAACAACCTGATCGAACAGTCGCACCGCCCCACCCGACAGCACGAACGGCAACAACTGGGCTTGGGGCGACGACGACGGACTCAGGACTTCCTCGCCCTCCACGCCCGAGTCTCGAATCTTCACCAGCACACCCGAACCACCCTGCCCGCCCAAAAGCGACGAAGCTACCTGACGGGTGCGCTGCACGTCTGGAATCAGGTCGTGCAGTGGGCAGCCTGACGTTCAGGTAGTCCGTCGGTAACGTCGGCTTGCACCTCGTTCACTTGCCAGAACCCTCGGCAGCATCAA encodes:
- a CDS encoding IS6 family transposase, whose protein sequence is MTDRKPYRHRFPLSVIGDALRLSHRFPLSQRDVQELLHERGVQISHETLRQWNIPFAPLLTEELRHREPERGSRWPLDEVCVKVGGVGHGLWRAVNEHGDVLDILLQEDRDTEAAKSFFVRLLHQYDVPEVIHTDKLWSDSAAIWKLHVLHLVEHVQVASALRCNNLIEQSHRPTRQHERQQLGLGRRRRTQDFLALHARVSNLHQHTRTTLPAQKRRSYLTGALHVWNQVVQWAA